A region of the Silene latifolia isolate original U9 population chromosome 9, ASM4854445v1, whole genome shotgun sequence genome:
CACGAATCCAGGAGCAGAAGCAGGCAAAACGTTTTTGACTCCAGACCTAGTATCAACCACTATATAAAAAGAGATCCAACACTCAGAAGAGGCATCTCATTCTCCATCAACACACAATACTTCAGCACACTTTACTACTCAATATTCCGTCTACTCTTAGCAATAATTAACTAGCAAATAAGTCTTGTATTTCCTTGCTAGCATAACTccgtctcgattatagtgcaaagttggtgggattccgtctccccccgcggttgttcccacatcgggttttccgcgtcaccaataTTTCAGCACACTTTACTACTCAATATTCCGCACGTAGTAGTTATGGTCGGTAAGAAGCTTTGTAGATCAATTTTATGAGTGATTGTAATTCTTCTCCGATAATAATGACATATGCGTATTCTAACCATTTTTTTTAAACTTGTGATTAGTGGCGGAGCAAGGATTCCTCGTAAGGAGGGCGAAAAATTTCAGCGAGGCAAACGAGTAATATCATAACGTAAAGTTGAAATAAGTTCGAAAATTTAgctaaaattttcgaatttttctattCTTGACTGGGACAAACTTCTCTGCTAGCCCCCCTCGGCCCTTGCTCCACCACTGCTTGTGATCAACatgtaattattaattaattaattaattaattctactATACGTACCTATTTCAGATTTTAAGATTAAAAATAAGAATCATATACTCCATGTTCTTGTACCTATAAACCTTAATTTCATGGGTGTGAATATGTGATTTGTGAATGTGAATATTTAGGACACAATTATCTCAAAAGATACTGTGCATATTACGCAAAGATTTTAAGAAATCATGACCTAATTTTTTTTAGTAAACTTCTCAAACGAAATATCATAATTAGTTTACAAAATTACACCAAACTTGCCTTCTAAGAAAATCTATGTTCTTGGTAAACAGCAAAAAGGAAAGATTTATTTACCATAAATAATAAATCTACCAAAAAATTATTATAGCAAAATTGATTTTTACCTTAAATAATAATTACTTTAATTTCAACTTTAGTTTACTACAAAACGTTATATATAGGTCAATAGTTCACACAAATTTTCACCACaaaacaattacaattacaattacaattacaattacaattacaattacaattataattataattataattaacatgTTTTTCCCGATCATAATCGCGCTTGTTCTTTTCGCTTCGTCTTCAAATGCTAATCAAATTGAATTTGATTATTGTGTAGCGGATCCAACCCTTCCTCATGGACCGTCAGGTTACTCATGTAAGGATCCCACAAAGGTGACAACTGATGATTTCTCTTATTCGGGTCTACGAACACCGGGAAACTCGTCCAACATCTTTAAATTCGGTGTCGCGTATGCCTTAGTCAATCAATTCCCGGGTTTAAATGGTATGGGTCTATCCATGGTTCGAGCCGACATAGAGATAGGTGGGGCTGGACCTATTCACGCCCATAGGGTTGCGGAACTTGCTATAGTGACCGAGGGTACGGTTATTTTTGGTTTTATTGACACGAATAACAAACCCTTTTATAAGACTTTGGAAAAGGGTGACTTGTTTGTTGTCCCACCCGCACTCGGGCATTTTCAAGTCAATGTTGGAAAAGTTCCCGCAGTTGTTTATGCTGCTTTTGCTAGCCCTAATCCCGGGATTTCAACTGTCGATCTTTCTCTTTTCAAAAATGATTTGCCTACTGAGATTATTCAAAAGATTACCCTTTTGGATTCGGCTCAAATTAAGAAGCTTAAGAGGGGTTTCGGTGGAACTAACTAGGTAGCTAGTGAATTAAAACTTGCGTTTGTCGCCAAATGTTCATGTATGATCCAAGTTCATTATTATAATTGAGACTATTTTTGCCGAATTTTTTTCATGACTTATTTTACCAAACGATGAAGTATTATTTTTATAAATTATTAAATGTTGGTCGAAAGTACATAAAATGGAAAGAAAAACTTGTCTTATAAATTTACACACTAAGAATAGGTATTTGTATGCATTGCCATCAACATATACGAAGTATATAGGAACTTCCATATAGAATAGACTATAAGTATACACAAATTTCTTATTTAAGATGGGCGTTaaatccgtcttaagcttaagacgggtcaaatatttgTACTCCGTGCTATAAAGTAACAATAAGTTGGTAATGACTAGACTGCAAATTTTTATCATTGTTAAAAAACATAGTTAGATTTTAGACTAAATAATTCAGAGGCAAACatttagttattatttaatttGAGGCCTCATAAAAGAACATAGTTAGATTTCAGAGGCAAGTATTAAGCTTGCGAGCATTAATGTGAGCTCGAGTCAATATCAAGCTCAACTCGAGCCAAAAAGCGACTAGTTAGGAAGACATTTCTACGGTTCTACTAGCCTTAAGTAGATAAAGGAAAAGACGGCATATATTCTTTTCCTTTGGATTCTACATTTCCATTTTCGTGGGAAAAAAATTATGCTTAATGCCTATTTGAGATTCGGCTTTTGTCCATGAGCCCTATGGGCGTTATCTCTACTTACTGTGAATAAATAAAGTAACCGTCCACCAATAAAGAGGATAACACCTTAATGAATAAACTTTGATCTCCGCCAACGAGTATGGGTTTCTTTTTTCtcaaaaataagatttaataTGAAAGAAATTAGCAAAATAATGTTGACTTAAACTGTTTAATCGTTAAGGAACGTTGCAGTAAATGCGCTAAATAAATCAACTACCTTGATGACTTGTAGAGAAATATAGGGACGTGCTAAATCCCGCGCATTCCTTTACTAAATCCCGCGCATTTTACCCCTTGTATTCCAGAATTGCCcttcatttaaaaatattaattagGAAGAGTTTTCTCccttgttttaaaaaaaaaagagtttctcCCTCTCAAAACCTAACGAATCATAAATAATTCGACAATAATGGATCGTAATTCGCGCATACCAGAGGTAATTTTTCCATTTCATGAACAACTTTTTAATCCCGTCTTATTATCGACTTAACTAAtgacttttttttattaaaacggttttcttttataattagggttttaaagtaGGGTTATGGAGGGGGTGGTTATTTATGGGTCGTCGTCAGGCCTGAGTCGAGTGGCCGGAAGACGCACATTGGGTGGTCGGAGGGGGTGGTTGTGCGGTTGTGTGCTGTTGCTGCGGTTGCTTCAGTACACCCAGGAACGAGTTGCTTTGGGTTGCGCGGGGGTGGTCTATCGGCGCCGGTATGGGGGTAGGTAGGGGTATCCGGCGGTTTTATTGGGGTCGGGGAGGGGTTGCTGGTGAGTTGGTTGTGGGTATTTTGGTGTTGGATGTTACGGAGTACATTTTATACGGAGTACGCCGACTTGTTTAAACTACTGCTAGTTAATTCTTCTTGTTCATGCACGCATGTTAATTCTTCAATGCTAaagtatttgtgagctaattacTGAACTACATTAAACAACTAGTGATGGTGTCTTATTGTACTGGTAAGGTATTATTGTTGAACTACATTATTCTTCACTGAAAATGACGGATTGTTATTGTTGCGGTTGGGCGTTGGGTACAACtgtataattataatttaatttccTTGTTTTTTGTTTCAGGATGAACCAAATAATGAAGAAAATTCGGAAGAACttatttgatggggcatattctgcacccgctgaccgagtcaacatattgaccttggtcaaagccaaaagacaacaagtcaacaaGAAGGACGGCCTAACCGACGAAGCATGCCgacctgtcacttgggtctcggcctcGGCAACTATCCAGCcgagagacatatccgcgtactcacatccagacccctcggcatggagtcaaccaggcctgccggcctgccatgggtcacccggccgagggtagaacggtctttccacctgctctgccacttggccactacgtgacaaaaggtggaagtctataaatactccacttctctcaacgagaaaaggatcgaaacatatccaaaaacctaatccgaaaatcacataatatggtataaactcccttatctctctacaatattcgTTTCCaggtaacatacaacttatctctctaagtttactgacttgagcgtcggagtgagtacacttggccccaagccgagtcctcagtttgttcatcttaaacaggaaagagcgaaaggaagagacgagcaacggcatcattcaacaagcttacgtggtcacaataactgcttcggaatcacacccggaacaattggcgccgtctgtgggaaaaagaTACTAAAAGTtagtcacctcccttacaaaaaaaaaccattcaaaaagctacgaagatgtcaaaacagccagaacttGTGAGTGTAGAAACTTAATTCTACCAGGACGAgacgttccctaattctgagatcgggcagtcccccaccggccgagtgattGAGCCGGTAAAGTAcgggatgccgaaagagccagaaacaccgctgcccaccgaccaagtcactgtcatgggacatgtggttgatgcagccaagctgaagctattcctggacctgatgggtagtacgccgctaACCCCCGTCACGACGACGGTTACAGCAGCGCACCCAAGGGTG
Encoded here:
- the LOC141602417 gene encoding auxin-binding protein ABP19a-like; the encoded protein is MFFPIIIALVLFASSSNANQIEFDYCVADPTLPHGPSGYSCKDPTKVTTDDFSYSGLRTPGNSSNIFKFGVAYALVNQFPGLNGMGLSMVRADIEIGGAGPIHAHRVAELAIVTEGTVIFGFIDTNNKPFYKTLEKGDLFVVPPALGHFQVNVGKVPAVVYAAFASPNPGISTVDLSLFKNDLPTEIIQKITLLDSAQIKKLKRGFGGTN